In Panthera uncia isolate 11264 chromosome B4, Puncia_PCG_1.0, whole genome shotgun sequence, one genomic interval encodes:
- the STYK1 gene encoding tyrosine-protein kinase STYK1 has protein sequence MARMLLECSLSDKLCVVREQQYEIIIIPTILVGTFLILLAVILWLFIRGQRAQQQSPGLRGIAPVPPSRGLSLEAAGHGGSVFVPLKETSVESLLQTMTHALAKLQVPREQFCDSLEQIHSGSYGAIYRTKMYTGDPAKPKSVVIKALKEPVGLYEVQDFLGRIQFYQYLGKHKNLVQLEGCCTEGLPLYMVLEDVAQGDLLSFLWTCRRDVMTMDGLLYDLTEKQVYHIGRQVLQALEFLQDKHLFHGDVAARNILIQCDLTAKLCGLGLAYEVHARGAIPATYPIPLKWLAPERLLLRPAGIRGDVWSFGILLYEMVTLGAPPYPEVPPTSILQHLQRRKIMKKPSSCTHTMYNLMKSCWRWSEESRPSLKELHSRLETAARSANDKAVLQVPELVVPELYAAVAGISLESLSYSYSIL, from the exons ATGGCACGAATGCTATTGGAATGCAGTCTCAGTGACAAGCTGTGTG TTGTCCGGGAGCAGCAGTATGAGATCATCATCATCCCAACCATTCTGGTGGGCACTTTCCTCATCCTTCTTGCGGTCATCCTGTGGCTTTTTATCAGAGGGCAAAGAGCTCAACAACAATCTCCTGGACTCCGAG GCATTGCCCCTGTGCCTCCATCTAGGGGCTTAAGCTTGGAGGCAGCAGGTCATGGAGGAAGCGTGTTTGTGCCACTTAAAGAGACATCGGTGGAAAGCCTCCTACAAACCATGACTCATGCTCTGGCTAAGCTGCAAGTGCCCCGGGAGCAATTCTGTGATTCTCTGGAGCAGATCCACAGTGGTAGTTATGGAGCCATCTATCGAACCAAGATGTACACTGGGGACCCTGCTAAGCCAAAGAGTGTTGTCATCAAGGCTTTGAAAG AACCAGTTGGGCTCTATGAGGTGCAGGATTTCTTAGGGCGAATCCAATTCTATCAGTACTTGGGGAAGCACAAGAACCTGGTACAGCTGGAAGGCTGCTGCACAGAAGGGCTGCCACTCTATATGGTGTTGGAGGATGTGGCCCAAGGAGACCTGCTCAGCTTTCTCTGGACCTGCCGGCGG GATGTGATGACCATGGATGGCCTTCTCTATGATCTCACAGAAAAACAAGTATATCACATCGGAAGGCAGGTCCTCCAGGCTTTG GAATTTCTCCAGGATAAGCATCTGTTCCATGGGGATGTGGCAGCCAGGAATATCCTGATCCAATGTGATCTTACTGCTAAGCTCTGTGGATTGGGCCTGGCTTATGAAGTCCATGCCCGAGGGGCCATCCCAGCTACTTACCCCATACCTCTCAAGTGGCTCGCCCCAGAACGGCTTCTGCTGAGACCAGCTGGCATCAGAGGAGATGT CTGGTCCTTTGGGATCCTGCTTTATGAGATGGTGACTCTAG GGGCACCGCCATATCCTGAAGTTCCTCCAACCAGCATCCTGCAGCATCtccaaagaaggaaaattatgaaGAAACCAAGTAGTTGCACGCATACCAT GTACAATCTTATGAAGTCTTGCTGGCGCTGGAGTGAGGAGAGCCGCCCTTCACTCAAAGAGCTACACTCACGCCTCGAAACTGCCGCCCGATCTGCCAATGACAAGGCTGTGTTGCAAGTGCCCGAGCTGGTGGTGCCTGAGCTGTATGCAGCTGTCGCAGGTATCAGCCTGGAGAGCCTCTCCTACAGCTACAGCATCCTTTGA
- the MAGOHB gene encoding protein mago nashi homolog 2, with translation MAMASDFYLRYYVGHKGKFGHEFLEFEFRPDGKLRYANNSNYKNDVMIRKEAYVHKSVMEELKRIIDDSEITKEDDALWPPPDRVGRQELEIVIGDEHISFTTSKIGSLIDVNQSKDPEGLRVFYYLVQDLKCLVFSLIGLHFKIKPI, from the exons ATGGCTATGGCCAGTGATTTCTACCTGCGCTACTACGTAGGGCACAAGGGCAAGTTTGGACACGAGTTCCTGGAGTTCGAGTTTCGGCCAGAcg GAAAGCTTAGATATGCCAACAACAGCAATTACAAAAATGACGTCATGATCAGAAAGGAG GCTTATGTACACAAGAGTGTAATGGAAGAACTGAAGAGAATCATTGACGACAGTGAAATTACAAAAGAAGATGATGCTTTGTGGCCTCCCCCTGACAGAGTTGGCCGACAG gaacTTGAAATTGTAATTGGAGATGAACACATTTCTTTTACCACATCAAAAATAGGTTCTCTTATTGATGTAAATCAGTCAAA ggatCCTGAAGGCCTTCGAGTATTTTACTACTTGGTACAGGACCTGAAATGTTTAGTTTTTAGTCTTATTGGATTACATTTCAAGATTAAACCAATCTaa